One window of Akkermansia biwaensis genomic DNA carries:
- the thiD gene encoding bifunctional hydroxymethylpyrimidine kinase/phosphomethylpyrimidine kinase: MSEIPVMMTIAGSDCSAGAGLQADLKAAHAMGAFALTAVTCIVSEVPGLVRGIQEVEPELVADQVRINLEHFPVAAVKAGMLYSPSIVRAVHGVLKDADIPLVVDPVMIATAGDRLMREEAVAVYEELLLPRAALLTPNLDEAAVLLRSSSNPERDELPEAAARLALRYGCPVLLKGGHLAGDCRDVLAGPDGRMLGEWTRPRVRDVSTHGTGCSLSAAIAARLAAGDGLVTAVERGLEFIAAAIRDHVRWVRPARVDALKLW, encoded by the coding sequence ATGAGCGAGATTCCCGTAATGATGACCATCGCCGGTTCCGACTGTTCCGCCGGGGCCGGCCTCCAGGCGGACCTGAAGGCGGCGCACGCCATGGGTGCTTTCGCGCTGACGGCGGTCACCTGCATCGTCTCGGAAGTGCCCGGACTCGTGCGCGGCATCCAGGAAGTGGAGCCGGAACTGGTGGCTGACCAGGTCAGAATCAATCTGGAACATTTTCCCGTTGCCGCCGTGAAGGCGGGCATGCTGTATTCTCCTTCCATCGTCCGCGCCGTGCACGGGGTGCTGAAGGATGCGGATATTCCCCTGGTGGTGGATCCCGTCATGATCGCGACGGCCGGCGACCGCCTGATGCGGGAAGAGGCCGTGGCCGTTTATGAGGAACTGCTCCTGCCGCGTGCCGCTCTGCTGACCCCCAATCTGGACGAAGCCGCCGTGCTGCTCCGTTCCTCCTCCAATCCGGAGCGGGATGAATTGCCGGAAGCCGCCGCCAGGCTGGCCCTGCGGTACGGGTGCCCCGTGCTGCTGAAAGGCGGCCATCTGGCCGGGGATTGCCGCGACGTGCTTGCGGGGCCGGACGGCCGCATGCTGGGGGAATGGACGCGTCCGCGCGTGCGGGATGTCAGCACGCACGGAACGGGGTGCTCCCTGTCCGCCGCCATTGCCGCGCGTTTGGCGGCGGGGGACGGACTCGTGACTGCGGTGGAACGCGGGCTGGAATTCATCGCCGCCGCCATCCGCGACCATGTGCGCTGGGTGCGTCCCGCGCGCGTGGATGCGCTGAAGCTGTGGTGA
- a CDS encoding tetratricopeptide repeat protein produces the protein MMKKIFPCLLTFLTVFWCGCENKPSGGEKEPVRSEKNGEKQAESSADTGKSGIWKNRLQAASAEAERARGDDKKHVEALNELASLYAEGLQNGWVHPLDVRSWCESVAESGAGYSGETVIGALFLYGTGVTRDPAAAREWFEYGLARPGSQRGNALYMLGMMYSKGDGVNQDQNKALELWHKAADENHPGALSLLGRASMEGKLGLDKDAASGLAFLERAANGGDVAASMYLGRIYAKGEGVAQDMERALKWYQQAASAGDPHAQYIVGLAYLDGSGVPVDEGKAFNWLRLAAGQEHVNAMLMLSVCYSTGKGTRQDANMAEVWKKKALELNSRRQTPQEGHQPSSAP, from the coding sequence ATGATGAAGAAGATTTTCCCCTGTCTGCTGACCTTCCTGACTGTTTTCTGGTGCGGCTGCGAAAATAAGCCGTCCGGAGGAGAAAAGGAACCGGTGCGTTCTGAAAAGAACGGGGAAAAACAGGCTGAATCTTCCGCAGACACGGGAAAGTCCGGAATCTGGAAAAACCGTCTTCAGGCGGCTTCCGCAGAGGCCGAACGCGCCAGGGGAGACGATAAAAAACACGTGGAGGCCCTGAACGAACTTGCCTCCCTGTATGCGGAAGGCCTGCAAAACGGCTGGGTTCATCCGCTGGATGTCCGGTCCTGGTGCGAGTCCGTGGCGGAGTCCGGAGCCGGTTATTCCGGGGAGACGGTCATCGGAGCCCTTTTTCTTTACGGTACCGGAGTAACGCGTGATCCGGCCGCAGCCAGGGAATGGTTTGAATATGGCCTGGCCCGGCCCGGCAGCCAGCGCGGAAATGCCCTGTACATGCTGGGCATGATGTATTCCAAAGGGGACGGCGTCAATCAGGACCAGAACAAGGCCCTGGAACTGTGGCACAAGGCGGCGGATGAAAATCATCCGGGCGCGCTGTCCCTGCTGGGGCGCGCATCCATGGAGGGGAAGCTGGGCTTGGACAAGGATGCGGCATCAGGGCTGGCCTTTCTGGAAAGGGCCGCCAACGGCGGGGATGTGGCGGCGTCCATGTATCTGGGGCGCATCTACGCCAAGGGGGAGGGAGTGGCGCAGGATATGGAGCGCGCCTTGAAATGGTACCAGCAGGCCGCTTCCGCCGGGGATCCCCATGCCCAGTATATCGTGGGGCTGGCTTATCTGGACGGTTCCGGCGTTCCCGTGGATGAGGGGAAGGCGTTCAACTGGCTCCGTCTGGCGGCGGGGCAGGAACACGTGAACGCCATGCTGATGCTTTCCGTCTGCTACAGCACGGGCAAAGGCACCCGGCAGGATGCGAACATGGCGGAAGTCTGGAAAAAGAAGGCTCTTGAGCTGAATAGCCGGAGGCAGACGCCGCAGGAAGGGCACCAGCCTTCCTCCGCCCCATGA
- a CDS encoding DUF805 domain-containing protein, whose translation MMNAPTRPSLWQNFILCLTKKYADFSGKSSRREFWGFNLFLFLGALFFSFAGTILTLASLPWKELLATDNQEVFHAIAQEHFMYFIITMQVVFLAIYLPFWSAIIRRLRDAGFHTAWGYGYMALGIAGLIKWMVFDRFRYSMDGSMDTTTLFLAVVGNVWFLLIVILACFPSRPEPEKLPEQ comes from the coding sequence ATGATGAACGCTCCAACCCGCCCCTCCCTCTGGCAAAACTTCATCCTGTGCCTGACGAAAAAATATGCCGACTTCTCCGGCAAGTCCTCCCGCCGCGAATTCTGGGGATTCAATCTGTTCCTGTTTCTCGGCGCCTTGTTTTTCTCCTTCGCGGGAACCATATTGACCCTCGCGTCCCTGCCGTGGAAGGAACTTCTTGCCACGGACAACCAGGAAGTATTCCACGCCATAGCCCAGGAACACTTCATGTACTTCATCATCACCATGCAGGTCGTATTCCTAGCTATTTACCTCCCCTTCTGGAGCGCCATCATCAGAAGGCTCCGCGACGCCGGATTCCATACGGCATGGGGGTACGGCTACATGGCGCTGGGAATCGCCGGCCTCATCAAATGGATGGTTTTCGACCGCTTCCGGTACAGTATGGACGGCAGCATGGACACGACCACCCTGTTTCTGGCCGTCGTGGGAAATGTCTGGTTCCTGCTGATCGTCATTCTGGCCTGTTTCCCTTCCCGCCCGGAGCCGGAGAAACTGCCTGAACAATGA
- a CDS encoding efflux RND transporter permease subunit: MADFFIKRPILSFCLSIIIVLLGAFSILRLPVSEYPDIIPPSIQVTATYPGADCETVVKSIASPIEQQMSGVDGMSYMTSVNTNNGQMSMMILFETGTEANMDQVLSYLRYGQATSQLPPEVSELGISLRKTSGLPALVISFYSPNGTYDGLWLANYAYINMVDAIKRVPGVGDVQVFGSGRYAMRIWLNPEKMAALNITARDVMLAVQAQNAVNPAGKIGAQPAPPDQQLSFTVKAPGRLTTVEEFENIVVRGQGSSIVRVSDVARVELGSETYSLSSTVNGMPAASLGIYEAPGGNAIQLVDNIKALLAESNLPPDMDYLVSLDSTLAVRAGIEDIVSTLLIALGLVVLVVFIFLQGWRGTLIPAFAVPVSIVGAFIAFPFFGFSINTICLMGLVLAIGLVVDDAIVVVEAVKNHISNGEKPLPATITAMREVSGPIVSTALVISCVFVPTLLLPGVSGKLFEQFAVTIGMSIIISAFCALSLSPALSSRLLKGGNSDTIWLLGPFFNMFNKGFNKARDWYVNACSWLIRRMWLSILLLAAMTALLFPMARLIPSGFLPNEDQGYLFGGAELPDNTSLNVTEKTSAQIERIIREDPGVEVVTTVNGFNLISSVQSSSNSFFFISLKPWSERKGPDMTADAIAARLKSKLNASISSGMAYVVPPPPLPGVGTSGDVTFLLEDRQGIGEEFLASNTSKFIEAAGKRPEIAGISNFMSPSNLQYNLNVNTEQATLQNMNVDEIYATIQAYMGSTFLNNFNIYGQEWQVYMQADAPYRDSIDKLSMFYVRNNNGDPVPLDSVINVTHGWAPEFLIRQNMFNSSQLNITPAEGYSSGQVMNALEEVFAQTMPAGMGYGYSGMSYQEKQAQHGITIGMIFAASAIFVFLILASLYESWSLPVAVFMTVPIAILGAFAALWIFGQQLNIYSEIGLIVLIALAAKNAILIVEFAVLELKQGKDLLTSTLDAARIRLRPILMTSIAFIMGCLPLALATGAGAAARQVVGIGVIGGMITAVFIGVFFIPSFFYLIAKLAKLDKKAALERQEKAS, from the coding sequence ATGGCCGACTTCTTCATCAAGCGCCCCATTCTTTCCTTCTGCCTCTCCATCATCATCGTCCTGCTGGGGGCCTTCTCCATTCTGCGCCTTCCCGTTTCCGAATACCCGGACATCATCCCCCCCTCCATCCAGGTGACGGCCACCTATCCCGGGGCCGACTGCGAGACGGTGGTCAAATCCATCGCCTCCCCCATCGAACAGCAAATGTCCGGCGTGGACGGCATGTCCTACATGACCTCCGTCAACACCAACAACGGGCAGATGAGCATGATGATCCTGTTCGAGACAGGCACGGAGGCGAACATGGACCAGGTGCTCTCCTACCTGCGCTACGGACAGGCCACCTCCCAGCTTCCGCCGGAAGTCAGCGAACTGGGCATCTCCCTGCGGAAAACCAGCGGGCTGCCCGCCCTGGTCATCAGCTTTTATTCCCCCAACGGAACCTATGACGGCCTGTGGCTGGCCAACTACGCCTACATCAATATGGTGGATGCCATCAAGCGCGTCCCCGGCGTGGGGGATGTCCAGGTCTTCGGCTCCGGCCGCTACGCCATGCGCATCTGGCTGAATCCGGAAAAAATGGCGGCCCTGAACATCACGGCCAGGGACGTCATGCTGGCCGTCCAGGCCCAGAACGCCGTAAATCCGGCGGGGAAGATAGGCGCCCAGCCCGCTCCGCCGGACCAGCAGCTTTCCTTTACCGTCAAGGCTCCCGGACGCCTGACGACCGTGGAGGAGTTTGAAAACATCGTGGTGCGCGGCCAGGGCAGCTCCATCGTGCGGGTGAGCGACGTCGCCCGCGTGGAACTGGGTTCGGAAACCTACAGCCTCAGCTCCACCGTCAACGGCATGCCGGCCGCCTCCCTGGGCATTTACGAAGCGCCGGGCGGAAACGCCATTCAGCTGGTGGACAACATCAAGGCCCTTCTGGCGGAAAGCAACCTGCCGCCGGACATGGATTACCTGGTTTCCCTGGATTCCACCCTGGCCGTACGCGCCGGGATTGAAGACATTGTCAGCACCCTGCTCATCGCGCTGGGGCTCGTGGTCCTGGTCGTATTCATCTTCCTGCAGGGGTGGCGCGGAACACTCATCCCGGCATTTGCCGTTCCGGTCTCCATCGTCGGGGCCTTCATCGCCTTCCCGTTCTTCGGCTTTTCCATCAATACCATCTGCCTGATGGGGCTGGTGCTGGCCATCGGCCTGGTGGTGGATGACGCCATCGTGGTGGTGGAAGCGGTGAAAAACCACATTTCCAACGGAGAAAAGCCCTTGCCGGCAACCATCACGGCCATGCGGGAAGTATCCGGCCCCATTGTCAGTACGGCCCTGGTGATTTCCTGCGTGTTCGTCCCCACACTGCTGCTCCCCGGTGTATCGGGAAAGCTGTTTGAGCAGTTCGCCGTGACCATCGGCATGTCCATCATCATTTCCGCCTTCTGCGCGCTGTCCCTCAGTCCGGCGCTGTCCTCCCGGCTGCTGAAAGGCGGCAATTCGGACACCATCTGGCTGCTGGGCCCCTTTTTCAACATGTTCAACAAGGGATTCAACAAGGCGCGGGACTGGTACGTCAACGCCTGCTCCTGGCTGATCCGCCGCATGTGGCTGTCCATTCTGCTGCTGGCCGCCATGACCGCCCTGCTCTTTCCGATGGCCAGGCTCATTCCCTCCGGCTTCCTTCCCAATGAAGACCAGGGCTACCTGTTCGGCGGCGCGGAACTGCCGGACAATACTTCCCTGAATGTCACGGAAAAAACCTCCGCGCAGATTGAACGGATCATCCGGGAAGACCCCGGCGTGGAAGTGGTCACCACCGTCAACGGCTTCAACCTGATCAGCAGCGTCCAGAGCTCCTCCAATTCCTTCTTCTTCATTTCCCTGAAGCCCTGGTCCGAACGAAAGGGACCGGACATGACGGCGGACGCCATCGCCGCCAGGCTGAAGAGCAAGCTGAACGCGTCAATTTCCTCCGGCATGGCCTACGTGGTTCCTCCCCCCCCCCTCCCGGGAGTGGGCACGTCCGGGGACGTCACCTTCCTGCTGGAAGACCGCCAGGGCATAGGCGAGGAATTCCTAGCCTCCAATACGTCCAAATTCATCGAGGCGGCCGGGAAAAGACCGGAAATTGCGGGCATCAGCAACTTCATGTCTCCGTCCAACCTTCAATACAATCTGAATGTCAATACGGAACAGGCCACCCTCCAGAACATGAACGTGGATGAGATTTATGCCACCATCCAGGCGTACATGGGGAGTACCTTCCTGAACAACTTCAACATCTACGGCCAGGAATGGCAGGTGTACATGCAGGCGGACGCCCCCTACCGGGACAGCATCGACAAGCTTTCCATGTTCTACGTGCGCAACAACAACGGAGACCCGGTTCCTCTGGACTCCGTCATCAACGTCACGCACGGATGGGCCCCGGAATTCCTGATCCGCCAGAATATGTTCAACAGTTCCCAGCTCAACATCACGCCGGCGGAAGGCTATTCCTCCGGACAGGTCATGAACGCCCTGGAAGAGGTATTTGCCCAGACGATGCCCGCGGGCATGGGCTACGGCTATTCCGGCATGAGCTATCAGGAAAAACAGGCGCAGCACGGCATCACCATCGGCATGATTTTCGCGGCCTCCGCCATATTCGTTTTCCTGATCCTGGCCTCCCTGTATGAAAGCTGGTCGCTCCCCGTCGCCGTCTTCATGACCGTTCCCATCGCCATTCTGGGCGCTTTCGCGGCGCTGTGGATTTTCGGCCAGCAATTGAACATTTACTCGGAAATCGGGCTCATCGTGCTGATTGCCCTGGCGGCGAAAAACGCCATCCTCATCGTGGAATTCGCCGTGCTGGAACTCAAACAGGGGAAAGACCTGCTCACCTCCACCCTAGATGCGGCCAGAATCCGTTTGCGGCCCATCCTGATGACCAGCATCGCCTTCATCATGGGCTGTCTTCCTCTGGCTCTGGCCACGGGCGCGGGAGCGGCGGCGCGGCAGGTGGTGGGCATCGGCGTGATCGGGGGGATGATTACGGCCGTCTTTATCGGCGTTTTCTTCATTCCCTCCTTCTTCTACCTGATCGCCAAACTGGCCAAACTGGACAAGAAAGCCGCCCTGGAACGGCAGGAAAAGGCCTCATGA
- a CDS encoding SLC13 family permease, whose translation MRHDTTDKPKGHRNYIIIACDALLFLAMLKWLPVEPQVAKGLAVLTFIGILWLTEALHVTVTALLVPVLAMFMGILPGARALAGFADPTIFLFFGGFAIAGALHEQKIDSWLAGKILTVARGSLGMALVLIFLATAFLSMWMSNTATAAMMLPLVIGLLDRIPKEKIKTTAPFAVLGVAYSASIGGMGTLVGSPPNAIAAHELAMGFAEWFRIAMPIVAVFGVLVFSLMYLFFKPNLKLHVDMAPATDEERPSGLDGKQIRVLILFAVIAGCWMGSGFLSSLLGGIPSMDTLIALCAVVLLPLCGVINWSGIAKNTDWGVLLLFGGGITLSTVLVQTDAAKFLANQVSDLAMGQNPLIILLIISVFITSLTEFCSNTASAALVAPLMVTVASAMGMSATPLVLLVGIGASCAFMLPVSTPPNALAFATGRVPQMSMIKVGLLINVVLVFVKAFWAWIFWM comes from the coding sequence ATGCGCCACGATACGACAGACAAACCCAAGGGACACCGCAATTACATCATCATTGCCTGTGATGCCCTTCTTTTCCTGGCCATGCTCAAGTGGCTTCCCGTGGAGCCTCAGGTAGCCAAGGGCCTTGCCGTGCTGACGTTCATCGGCATCCTGTGGCTGACGGAGGCTTTGCATGTGACCGTGACTGCCCTGCTGGTGCCTGTTCTGGCCATGTTCATGGGCATTCTGCCGGGCGCCAGGGCGCTGGCCGGATTTGCGGACCCCACCATTTTCCTGTTTTTCGGCGGTTTTGCGATAGCGGGGGCTCTACATGAGCAGAAGATAGATTCATGGCTGGCCGGAAAGATACTGACCGTGGCGCGGGGAAGCCTGGGCATGGCCCTGGTTCTGATTTTCCTGGCGACGGCATTTCTTTCCATGTGGATGTCCAATACGGCCACCGCGGCCATGATGCTGCCGCTGGTGATCGGCCTGCTGGACCGCATTCCGAAAGAGAAAATCAAGACCACGGCTCCGTTCGCCGTACTGGGTGTGGCCTACAGCGCATCCATCGGCGGCATGGGCACGCTGGTGGGCTCTCCTCCCAATGCGATTGCGGCCCATGAGCTTGCCATGGGATTTGCGGAATGGTTCCGTATTGCGATGCCGATTGTGGCCGTGTTCGGAGTGTTGGTGTTCTCCCTGATGTACCTGTTTTTCAAGCCCAACCTGAAGCTGCACGTGGATATGGCGCCCGCCACGGACGAGGAACGGCCTTCCGGCCTGGACGGAAAGCAGATCCGCGTTTTGATCCTGTTTGCTGTGATTGCGGGGTGCTGGATGGGCAGCGGTTTTCTTTCCTCCCTGCTGGGCGGTATTCCTTCCATGGATACGCTGATTGCCCTGTGCGCCGTGGTGCTGCTGCCCCTGTGCGGCGTCATCAACTGGAGCGGCATTGCCAAAAATACGGACTGGGGCGTGCTGCTCCTGTTTGGCGGGGGCATTACTCTCAGCACGGTTCTCGTTCAGACGGACGCGGCCAAATTCCTGGCAAACCAGGTTTCCGACCTGGCGATGGGGCAGAATCCTCTGATCATTCTGCTGATCATCAGCGTTTTTATCACGTCCCTGACGGAGTTTTGTTCCAATACGGCCAGCGCCGCCCTGGTGGCTCCGCTGATGGTGACGGTGGCTTCCGCCATGGGAATGTCCGCCACGCCGCTGGTGCTTCTGGTAGGCATCGGCGCTTCCTGCGCGTTCATGCTCCCCGTATCCACGCCGCCCAACGCGCTGGCCTTCGCCACAGGGAGAGTCCCCCAGATGTCCATGATCAAGGTCGGCCTTCTGATCAATGTGGTGCTCGTGTTCGTCAAGGCGTTCTGGGCCTGGATATTCTGGATGTAA